The DNA sequence CCAACAACATCAAAGCATTTTTAAACTAACAGATCACTCAAGCTAAAAAGTCTATTAACCCATTCTCCTTACTTGGATATGCTAgacttataataatattttagtctctataaaatatgactttaatttttttatcaaaataggtaaaaataactaatgaaaataatcaaaatgaagCAATCCTATATTATAAGAATCAAAAAGTTCTTTGagtctaaattataattttatatcaattatcaaAGTCTGTCCAAAGGAAGCCCtcatgaacaaaaagaaaaaaaagaatagagatTGGTTTGGTTTCTCTGATTGAGTTATACCAGAGGCTGATAAGTTGATGAAAAGGATTGCATTTTCTTCTCCAACAAGGTACAATCACAAACACATTATCATGCATGCAGGTACTCAAAATATTATGTAACATTTTTGTTAAGTTAGTTACTCCTACAGCTACAAGTTACATTATTCTGTACTAATTGCAGCCATTCCTTCCGAGTGAAACACCAGTGCCAACTGGAGAATTTTAGAGGTCATGGTAAGAAGGGCTAGCTACAAGAATGGGTCATGTAGTTGAATATTTTGGAGAATAATTTCAACATGTAGTTGAGATGTCAGTGGAACTTAAAGTGTGGCTTTGTAGAATCATTAGAAAAACTCAAGGATTGGTAGAGGACGTAAATTGCATGTTAATATAGCTAGTGTTTACATTGCCAAAGTACATTGTAAGCGGCTCTTAATGATTGAGTGATGTTAGTAACTTAGCAAGTCACGACAGAGTAGTTATGCTCGgatcatataattaattgttagaCCTCTTTCATGTCTAGTGAATCACATGTgttataaagaaattaaaccaGTACAATAACCAAAGAACACATCGAAAGTAACCTGGAAGGGCTCACTGTTGATGAGATGATTTTCAAGATTGATAGATTTGGATGTTGTGTTTTCAGTAAGTTcacaataaaattttgtgaaacCTTCGTAGTTAGagtctaatttttttacttttgtaatAGATATGACTAGTGTAACAGAGAACGACTACTCCAAACATAGATACAAATGCTCCAATCATCAAACCCATccttaattgtaattttaagtTTCAACTTCAAAGATACTTCTACAGGAGAATACTCTGAAGTCTGAACTGTTAAAATAGAGTTGCTTTTTCAGTTAATTGTCCTATTCTTTTCATTCAGATTTAGAGACAATCGTACTGTGTGCaacacaatataaattataatcaaaagttcaaaacaagGATCTAAGATCAAATTCAAGTTCCCAATACATGAAAGCATGCAAACTACACAACAAACAACAATACTACTGGAAGTATCCAAAAATATGGTTGAACAGAACACAaaagatatttattaatttgcctTGGCAGTTATCAACTTATCCCCAACAAGAAGCTTGCATACACTGTCAAACCCCAaattagtgtgtgtgtgtgtgaagtttcaatttaagaaactaaaactCGTAACCTGCGAGATTTCTGATTTGTAGAATTTGCACCAACGAGAAAGAACACCGCACTAATGACGTCGTTTTTAGAGCAACGACTAACACAGATGTCACAATGGTGCGCCGATGAGAGAGAGAGCACGACGCTGGTGACGTTAGATGATGGTTTGAGCGGGTAGAACAAAGAGCAGAAAGAGTGTCGCGGTGGTGCGccaatgagagagagagagagagagagcactGCCGGCGACGCAGTAGTGGAAAGAGTGGTGGTGCAGTGGTGGCAGAATGTTGGCACTTTGATGAGGGTTTGGAGCTCCAAAGAGTGACCGTGTGAGGCACGATGATGAGGGTTTGGAGCAAAAGACTGAACGTGCATGAAAAAGCGCCAAAGGGAAtgtgtaattattattaaatcttaatataacattgttttgaaaaactgtatatattttattttttttaaattttttttaaagggtgGTTTTATACATCGTTGTTTTAGCAACGTTAgctacttttttaatttaatttaatttttttaagtatgtaCAGCgtggtttataaaaaaatgttgtatatGTGTCCAACATTTACATCACTTATTGTAAAAAGCACAGTATATAGTTTTCGCATTTTTATATACAGCGCTTTTCTAATAAGCGTTGTATGTGAGGCGCTATATATCTCGAATTTTGGCGTAGtaagattaaataatttaattgttatatttctcaatctcaaatatttaattagtgtTCAATCAGAATGTGACACCCAATAAAAAAGCAAATTACATTATCAATAaatcaaaacttattttatgCTTGGCCTAAAAAATGTAggtatatcatataaaaattcaaGTATTATAGGgatgttaatgtaattttttatgaacaaGCTTTAGAATTTAGGCATTGAAGtgatgaaatttgaaaattgtagTTTATGAATTTAGCCCCGTTTGGGGTgtgcttttgttttgtttttcaatttgaacaaatcataactagtttttggctttaaattttaagattttttttttcaattttagagaGTTGCCACcaaaatcttataatttaatttaaaagataaatcttCTTTGTTGCTTTTGTCAAACCTTTAAAATTCACCAAAGCCAAGTACcacaaaggtaaaaaaaaaaaactctctgcAAGGCTTAACCACTTGGGATTACAGTAACCAAAAGATGACCAACCTCAATGATGTTGtttcactactacaaaacaTAGATTCTACAACAGTATTCGACGACGATTTTACCAAAATTGTTGTCATTAAGAAGGCGGTAGTATCTTAGTAAATAGTGTGGCTATTTCAACGttgattttcaaaaaatcgtctttgaaatTGGTAATTCACAATGGTTTTTAGGGGACTCCTCATTGAAATCGATAAATCAAAAACAGTTTTGAAAAACcatttttgaaattgaaatgtttttttctcaTGCCCTTATCTCTGTCCATTTCACTCGTACCTTAGCCTCTTTATGTCTTGTGTCTCTTTGACTTAATCCCACCCTAAAGAGTGTTTCCGCCGAAGCTCACGCGTACCGTCGTCGTCATCGTCGCATGCCCTCACCCTCATAGTCACTTCACTTTGCCTCACCATTTGAAAGGTTTGTTTCCCTCGCTCATTCCCCCTCGCGATCTTCCTATCTTTGTTTGCTTATAATTTGTGATAATTACATGTTTAATTTGTCTATGTGTGCTTGATGAGTAAGACAACTTTGACAATGGATATCTATTAGGCAAAATGGTCCCAACGAATTTCATGTTACTTTGTCCACATTGTTTGCAAGTGTTAAGCTGGGTGTTGAGaaagtcccccccccccccctccaatTTTGTTGGGAAGTAAAGAAAACCtgctcaataaaaaaattgtagtatGCATGTAAGAGACTTGGtagtagaaagaaaaaagtttcttTCAActatttagaagaagaaaaactaaaTGAATGTATTGAAAGCCTTGATCCCTTGGGACTTGAGAAGACCTCAATGCTTGGTTTTCTAGCCTTTTTGTTTCTTGTTGGAtatcttcttttcatttcttttaggATGAACTCAATGCTTATTGTTTGGTATACCACAAGAAAAAAGGCTATTTGCAGCgatattttttgttggaaaatatttaatattgatgCAAAAAATACTTTTGCCAACGAGAAAATTGTTGTTGCAGTCTGCTGCAATAACATCTAATGCAAAATTTTTTGCAATGACATTTGATGTTATTACCACTCCTAATGCTTTTGCAATGAAAGTTTCTGTGCTACTACACTactacaatttttaaatttaacatcgcacggttaacatcggttattcataaaaccgatgttaacaaaagctcggtgacatttttgtaaataagtagagttagttaacatcggtttctccAAAACCTATGTTAACgagtttatgttaacatcggttatttaaataactgatgttacctatttgatgttaacatcggttttaagaaAACCGATGTAACCTAGTTGAGGTTAACAtcgattatctttaaaaaaaccgatgttgttatgtttataaattaaaaacctgaaattgcacatccCGCAcgcttgaaccctatcgttcttcttctttctccttctgcctgagtTCGTCTTTGCTGCAAACTGCCCTGCCCTGCCGTCACTGCAAGCACATTATGGAGTTCGTCTTTGTCGAGTTCGTCTCTGCCACTTATCgattgaggtacgtcctttcATTTTAACCTTAGGCGTTCCTCATTTTAACATTTGGTCACTTTTGCAGCTCGAAGAAAACTAGGAAAGGAAAAAGTCTCGAAAAGGGTGGGAATCGATTTTGGAAGTCCATTGGGCTTGGCTTTAAGACTGCCAGGGAAGccatcgaaggtatgtctctATTCTctgttaatgatgaaaatccatTGTTCAGTGGTCTATCTCTATTCTCATGTTTCGAAACCATAGCTAGACTAACTAATATGATTGATATTTGACTAAGATGAGACTAgtcaatatgattatttttctgAACAATAGGTTTTGTTACCCATTCGTGTTACTGTGAATTTGGAGATTTAAATTAGACTAAGACGATACTAAGTCAttatagttaattttgtttcaaaacCAGTTAGTTTTTCTTACCCATTCGTGTTActatgattatgtttcaaaaatatACATTCATTGCTCCTATCTATTAGACACTTAGTTTCTGTTTTAGTTGTTTGATTTTGGCTTTGGTCTAAAAGGTTAGGTTTCAAGTATCTTCCAACCATCCTTTTGTGTGAAGACTCGGTGCCATTGATGGTAGAAGCCAAAGACACTAATTGTTTGTCCTGCTGCTCCCAGTTTAGGTAGTCTAGGTTTTGCTGTCTAATTAGTTCATGTTCTTCATTCAATAACCTTTTTGGCCTTAATTTTCTGATATAAGCTTATGAAGCTGATAACCCTTTATTGTTGCAACAACCTATTGTCTCCACGTAAGATAGTTTTcatgtgtgtttgtttgtaGTCAGCACACGTTTTGATGCATGCTTAGATCAATCCAAGAATCTTGTGACATTGGATTCAACTAGCGTTTGAGACTTGTTAATACTAAAACAAACATACCCTTCCTCATCTAATTTTAGGTTTGGGATGTAATAGATAAGATACTAGGCAGAGTTATGTTTGATCATTCAAGTTCTGATACCATAAAGATATATAAGCAGTAACTAATAAATGAGAGAAGGAATATGGATACATTATACGCTATAATATTCATTGGGTTAATGTATATCCATAGtttttctatattaaaaaaaagtttttaatttgtacAAGATAACTTCAATATAGTGGCCATGTTGCTTCTTGCAGTCTCACTATAGTTGTTTTAGGGTCTGCCCTTCTGCACTGCTTGCTATTTGGGATTGATAGCTATGCTTAGAGTTTAGTGTTACTGGAACTTTTGAGGCTTTGTTGTTAAATAGCTGCTACAGTGCCTTtcctaattaaaatatatgcttAACCAGAGGCAGTGTTATTAAATAGCATATAGAAAATCTTTGGTGTTTGGTGGATATACCTTATAGATTTATACACATGAGCATGATTGTCAATTCTGTACCAATCTGGATATTAAGTAGAGTTCTTACCAACAACATGGTTGCCAAAGTTGACAGATGAACAAAGTAAATAGATGCaattaaaagtcaacaaaacaCCTAAAATATATCATTACTTACTCATTGTAATGCCCCCAAAACCACTTAGTTCATGCATACAACACACTAACAATGGGATAAATGATGCATTAGATATATGCACATCCAACTTAGTAATCTCTTTATGCCaacaaattttgttaaattaagtCATGTAGAGAACCTAGTTACATACTTTGACGAATTAAACTTAACCACAAAGTAATGATGAAAATTATCAATTCCATGGGGTTTTAGGGGAAAAAATTGAACATGAAAATAGAAAGCATGTCTAGAGAAATAAGCTAATTCTAACATGTAATTATAAgcttataacaaaatttaatcccCATAACACAAATGGTCtcatatatttctaaaaatgagaaattgatTTCCAGCAGCTCATAACCTTTGTAAGGTAGAAAATACCTTTGtgtgttttttacttttaatattatgcATCATGATGATGAAGTCCCTACATTATATGcacttatcatatattttttgtatcattctgattttcaatcaatttcacTCTATTAGTTTTCTTAATTCTGTTTGTTCTCTTGGGcacaaaaacaaggaaaaaaaaagctagtaataagatattgaaattcaaaaacaaCTACATATGGGTGGAAGTCTGTGAAATTCAAGGACTTGCACGCCTTGTTAGAGTTTATTTCACTTTGAATATTTGGGGCAGTGGTTAGTTTGGGGTTTGATTTTGGTCCATGTTTGTGGAGTCATATTGTGGGGCAGTTTGACTTGTTGAGAATTTGAATGTGGTAATACTCATTTGAGAGGGGGAATTAATGTTGAATTCAAGTGAGTTGCATCTAAAGCTAGTTGCGGGGCAGTTTGACTTGTTGGAAATCTTTTGTAGTTGCAGATTGCTTTGGAAGAGAATTTGGTAAAGATGATGACATTTCTTCTTGTGTGTatcatagtaattaaaaataaattaactttattacttttatttgaaaattattactGAAGTAATAGTATTGAAACTAAtagaaataaagaatagaaatattcAATGGTTTTGACCTTTCCCCATCTTTTGCACTCTCAATTTTTGAACTAGTAGCTCCATCTTATTCATGGAACTACTTTATAGTTGCATCTAAAGCTATCATAAGAACTTGTATTGCCTTTGTATTGTCTTTCCATGAGAATCTCTTCCTCCAAACCTTTTAAAAGTAATTGGATTCTTATAAAATGACATTACAAAGACAATAAAAGTTGAGTCTGGAATTCAGGGTTGAATTTTGTTGGTAAAACATATGAAACTAGCTTTAACTTTTGCTTTTGTCTGTGCTTGGCCAAAAAGAACAGTGGTAGTTAGTTTATGGGAAGCAGTTTTTCCATTTATATATGATGCATGATTTCTAGATGGAAAAACAGGTCAACCTAGGCCAATGGTAGGATGGTGGATCAACTAccctttttttaaacttatttgaaGGTCAACCCATCAACTTTTTGATAGTGGGTTAGGCTGTGTAGCAtggctataatttttttaaaaaaaagcaattaGGCTATGTAGCATGGGTATAATTATGTATTGCTTTACTGATAGCTTCTTTGTTCATAGGTTATAACCACTGGAATATCTCAACCTTTATCAGCGTCAAAAGTAAGATTGAATCCTTTAGCCTTCGTACAATCTGTTCCTTCTAGTGAAAAAGTGAGGTGAGTTTATATTTCcttgtttttttgtctttatctttcttagtttcttatatatttgatattttatatgtttgagttttaaatgtgttaaaaatagaaatagaaatttaaGTGGCTTTTATTACTATCTTGAGAACTAAATTACATTACATCTATAGTCCTATCCTTCCCCAGGAAAGAATGGTGTAAGCTAGCTATCAAGCAAGCAAGCACTGTTTATAAGCCCCTTTTCATTAGAGAACTTTAGgtagctttttttttcctttccataTTGTATATTCCAGTTCACTAATCACCTTTTCCTAGCCTGCTTGCAATATAAGCACATGAAAGCTGCGACATATTTTCTGCTACTTTCCTGAATGAAATCTGACTATTGTCTCAGATACGCGTTGCTCACACAGCTACACCCATTTTTGTATTCATTTCCTTTATTGTCCAACTTTTGTCTTTTAGGCTGGAGTGATTGAAAGGTAGGAGAGGATAAAATTGCCTACCATGACCATCActattgttcttgttgttgcttTGGTGTGAATCTGAACCAAGTTGAGCGACTAGGAATTCTAGATCCTTATTTTCTAGAGCAGCAACAGCTAATGCATTAGCATTACCAGGACTAGTAATAATAGGTTGGGGTGAATCCACTTGAGAAGCACTGTTATTGATTTCTGATGAAAGTGAACCACTTTCAATGTGTTGATCTAAGGTTTGCTTGATTTCTGATTTGTAGCAGAGGTTAGAGCTTTCAACTCATGACAAAGTGGGAAACAATGATGCAGCAATGTAGATGTAGATGCAGGGCATCCATCTAACACAAACCCAATAACTTTCTCAAAGCCCGATTCCACTAAAATTTTACCAAAATCATACTGCCTTGCAATCTTAGGACTTATTGAAATGTTGTGCTGCCTTAGAATATGACGATTTAAAATACCCCCTACCCCAATtgcaatataataaaaatagaaataaactaaCACAAGCATATCactaattaataagaaaagtaGAAGAGTGAACCACTTTTGTTCAGTGCATGCAATCGCAGATATTAAGTCCATATTATCACAAGCATGGATGCTAAAAGTGAGTAACTGAATCAATATTTTCCAATGAAATATAACATGTAAATATGATAGTTGAAAATTAAGAAATGCTTCTCACTTCATTCTAACTTTAACATGATTCTCAAGTGATAGTGAGTCTCCTCAACCATGGATGATTTCTCACTTCATTCTAACTTTAACATTGTCACTCAAACAACAAGTTGACCTTTCAAGAGCCTTTAATGTCATTTCCTCAACTGAATAGCAAAGGGAATTAAGTAGCAAACACTCTAACTAAGTTTAATCATAGTGAAGCATAGGTAATGCAAGTTATTAATTTTGCTCCTAATATCATGTCAGCTGCCCTTATGGTAGATAGAAGTGGTGTTACTTTCCATGAGGATATTAGTAATGTAGCTGTATTAGAAATTACAATTGGCCTAGAGTGGGAATTTCTTGTATACCTATGTTTAGCATAGAGTTTGCATTGTGTAAAGGCATCaatgaaaaattttaattttatttttatcttcttttagcCTCTCTAAGGGTGGTTTTTTATAATCTGTTTCCATGACTTAGTTTTAGCTATCTAACAAAACGATAGGGTAGGTCTAGAGAGATCAAAATAGATTCTAAAAATAAAGTggcttaaaatttatattggtggattttagaatattatttataatgtcatttagcctttttttaattttctaaacacTAAATTGTGCTGCCATACTATTTTCAGATTCCATCAAGATTGATTTTAGGCATTCTTGATCCTGTGCTCATTGCTGTTTGGAGAAGTGGTCCTGTGGTCATTGCTGGAAAGTCAATTGTGCTGAAGCCTCCaactcaggtatttatatctttgattcgaAAAGTACTTTCAAATTGTTTTTGTATGCATTACCTGTATAGTTGTAGAAGTGTTTGATTTATAAGCACCACTTGTTCCTGAGTATAGGATAGCTTGCAACAGCATCTTCAGCAATGCCATGAAAGtagtttttattgaataatttggaaagtaaataagaaataatcaaTTGCAGGCCCAATACCATTCTCTGTTACATAAATTCCTGTATTTGTTTGACTAAGTAATCAAAAGACAACTCAAACTTTTGTAATCTGTCTATAAGATTGTAGTTATAGAATTAAATTTGCCTCcttgattatttaaattcaaattgatGCGAAGGATGCActttaaatgaaagaagaagaaaacaatcaAATGGGGGTTGAAAAGGAATCTTGTTATACCCTAAAATATCTCAAGACATTTTTGTACTGCATTACCTATGCTCAAGTCAAATCCATGGTTTTTAAGCTCCCTATACTCCTGACATAGAGCACATGTTTCACAGCAAAAATGAACTAAACAGTCCATACATGGAGCCTCTGGTAAGTCATATTGTACCCTCAATTTGGACCTATAATAGTAAGAACACAAGCATGCAAGCCCACTCAGAGCTAGTAGGGTCCCATAAATAGCCCCAGCACAAGTGCAAGCTGCatatatgaaacaaaaagacaagaaaaaattGCAATAGATAATTAGATATAACATATAATcgttcccctaaaaaaaaagcaagcaTAACCGTTATGAAGTATATATTGTACTCATATATGCagtgtttaataaaaattgaaaacttacTTGTATTGCCTTTATCTACTATCTCAGCTATCAATCCAAATGTAACACAGGGGTAGAAGCAAGTGACCAAACCTTAGAAAATAAACAACCGTAGTATATCTCAGTTGCTTGATGTTTATACTATTGAGAATGAAGAAGGACAAAACTTAAATACAATTCTATAGGTGTTTTTAGTGTTTATCTCTAATCAAAATTGGAGTTTCATCTTGGTAATCTGCAAAATAAATGTTTGTATTTGAGATGAAATTCCAATTCTGATTGGAGAACTGGATCAAAGTGCTTGTAGAACTATATCTAAGTTTTGTTTAGAGATGAGATCACATAATTCATGGGTTCTTACAGTTTCCAGGATCATCAGTACTACGGCACAAACCAGTTGACCATCGTTGTGTCCTAATCACAGGACCCCTTACACTAACACTGTTGTTGATGTATGGAGGAGCATAGGATGGAATTTGAGGAGGGCCATAATTTGGTGGCACCACAACTGGTAGAACATACCCTGGATGTCTATGATGAGCTGCATATACCTCTTCATGTTCATCTACTGTAGGATAC is a window from the Glycine max cultivar Williams 82 chromosome 2, Glycine_max_v4.0, whole genome shotgun sequence genome containing:
- the LOC100806587 gene encoding protein PLANT CADMIUM RESISTANCE 3 — its product is MYPTVDEHEEVYAAHHRHPGYVLPVVVPPNYGPPQIPSYAPPYINNSVSVRGPVIRTQRWSTGLCRSTDDPGNCLVTCFYPCVTFGLIAEIVDKGNTTCTCAGAIYGTLLALSGLACLCSYYYRSKLRVQYDLPEAPCMDCLVHFCCETCALCQEYRELKNHGFDLSIGNAVQKCLEIF